In Erigeron canadensis voucher CCANA20171209 chloroplast, complete genome, one DNA window encodes the following:
- the petN gene encoding cytochrome b6/f complex subunit VIII produces MDIVSLAWAALMVVFTFSLSLVVWGRSGL; encoded by the coding sequence ATGGATATAGTAAGTCTCGCTTGGGCTGCTTTAATGGTAGTCTTTACATTTTCCCTTTCACTCGTAGTATGGGGAAGAAGTGGACTTTAG
- the psbM gene encoding photosystem II protein M: protein MEVNILAFIATALFILVPTAFLLIIYVKTVSQND from the coding sequence ATGGAAGTAAATATTCTTGCATTTATTGCTACTGCACTGTTCATTTTAGTTCCTACTGCCTTTCTACTTATAATTTACGTAAAAACAGTCAGCCAAAACGATTAA